One Odocoileus virginianus isolate 20LAN1187 ecotype Illinois chromosome 6, Ovbor_1.2, whole genome shotgun sequence DNA segment encodes these proteins:
- the LOC110133417 gene encoding olfactory receptor 11H6-like, whose amino-acid sequence MNVSGVNTVTEFILLSFPCSREVQVLLFVLFSVSYILTLMGNGAIVFAVRLDHRLHTPMYTLLANFSFVEMCYINTTVPTMLRNFLSETKTISFTACFLQFYFFFSMGITETFLLPLMAFDRYLAICRPLHYPTIMSSRLCINLVSLCWVTAFLCYPVPIYFITQLPFCGPNIIDHFVCDPGPLLALSCIPAPGIELSCSILSSLIIFITFFFILWSYTLVLRAVLRVPSAAGRRKAFSTCGSHLAVVSLFYGTIMMMYISPTSGNPAGIQKIVTLLYSAVTPLVNPLIYSLRNKDMKIALRKIQMFTKTGQSKQELMSGPRS is encoded by the coding sequence ATGAATGTGTCGGGAGTCAACACGGTGACTGAATTCATACTCCTGAGTTTTCCCTGCTCTAGAGAGGTTCAAGTCCTCCTCTTCGTGCTCTTCTCTGTGTCCTACATCCTGACACTGATGGGGAATGGGGCCATTGTCTTTGCGGTGAGGCTGGATCAcagactccacactcccatgtACACTCTGTTGGCCAACTTCTCGTTCGTGGAGATGTGTTACATCAACACCACCGTTCCCACTATGTTAAGGAACTTCCTGTCTGAGACCAAAACCATCTCTTTCACTGCCTGCTTCCTCCAGTTCTACTTCTTCTTCTCCATGGGCATTACTGAGACCTTCTTGCTGCCCCTCATGGCTTTTGATCGATACTTGGCCATCTGCCGACCTCTCCACTATCCTACCATCATGAGCAGCCGTCTCTGCATCAACTTGGTTAGCCTCTGCTGGGTAACAGCCTTCCTCTGCTATCCAGTCCCTATCTATTTCATCACACAACTCCCCTTTTGTGGCCCCAATATCATTGACCATTTTGTCTGTGACCCTGGTCCCCTTCTGGCCCTGTCCTGCATCCCTGCCCCTGGAATTGAGCTTTCCTGTTCTATATTGAGctctcttattatttttatcaccTTCTTCTTTATCCTTTGGTCCTACACCCTGGTTCTCAGAGCAGTGTTGCGTGTCCCTTCAGCCGCTGGCAGACGtaaggccttctccacctgtggtTCCCACCTGGCTGTGGTATCTCTGTTCTATGGAACCATCATGATGATGTACATCAGCCCAACCTCTGGAAATCCAGCTGGGATACAGAAGATTGTAACCTTGCTGTACTCAGCAGTGACCCCACTTGTAAACCCGCTGATCTACAGTCTCCGGAACAAGGACATGAAGATTGCCTTGAGAAAAATTCAGATGTTTACAAAAACTGGCCAAAGCAAGCAAGAGCTCATGAGTGGACCAAgatcataa